The window CAAACTGGATTTGAAAGGAGGTCCGGGAGGCTCTCAGAGGTGACGGATGACCAGGGGCTTCTGTGCGGGGCCAGCCGCCCACCAGTTCCAGGCCCTGGAGGAAGAGCACTGGAGAGAGCCCAGTGCCAGGACAGAGGGACCGAGGGCCGGGCTGGGGTCGCTGGGGTCCCGGAGGGGGCGTGGGCTCTATGGGAAGTGCGGTGGGAACCGTCAGAGGGTGACGGCCCCACACCCGGCTCTCCCGCGGCGCCTCGGGCTCTCCCACGCACCTGACCCAGCCCGCGGGCCCCCTACTCACCGGGCGCGGAGCACAGCAGGACGGCCAGCAGCGCCAGACCGAGGCCCTTCATGGCTGCAGGCAGCATGCTCCGGGCGGGCCTAGGGGCGGCGCGGGGGCTTGGGGCACGGGTCCTTTGGGGCGCAAACCTGAAGGGGAGAAGCATCGGTCAGGAGACCCAAAGACCCtcccctttcccagcctctggatgCAACCTTCTCCCCGGAATCCAAGGCCAGGGTCCGCCCGGAGCTCGCAGAGCCCCACCCCCAGCGCCTTCCCAGCGTGTCCGCCGTCACAGCATCCCCGCCGGGAGAGGTCTGGCCTCTGGGGTGAGGTGACAGCTCAAGACGCCCCCGCCCCGCGCCGGCACCTGTGTGGGGGAGCGGAGGGGGGGCGTCCTCTTCTCCCTGGGGAGCCGCAGGTGCGTCCGGACAGGAATGAACGGCAGGGGCGGGAACGGGTGGGACCTGCCACTGGGGGGAGGGGCGCGTGCcaggtccccacccccacccctgggcTGGGGGGCCGGGAACCCCGGGCCGAGTCCCCTCCCCTGGCCTTCCGCGCGCGCCTCAGCGCTCACCGCGGATGGGGCGTGGAGCGCGGGCCTCGGGGTCGGGGGGCGCACTCACATCCCGGGGGTGTCCGCACTCCGGGCTCGGGCGGCGTGCGCGGCGCGGGGAGCTGTGCCCTTCGGTCTCCCTGCGGACCGGAATCCGGGCGCAGCCTCGTCTTTCGGGGAACGCAGCCGCAGACGCGGACCCCGCGCGAGGGGCGGGGCGGAGCCGGGGCGGGGGCCgcgcggggggcgggggcggctGGGAGACGCGCGGGGCGGGGGGCGCCCGGGGCTCGCGGCCCCCACGCAGGTAGCTGGCCCGGGCCCTCCGCGCCCCTTGCTCGCGCGCGCTCGCTCCCTCCGGTTCCCGCTCCCTCCCTCGCGGCGCCCCCTGCTCCTCCCCCGCCTCCGCGGCCCCCTACCCAGGCGTGGGCAGGATCCCTTCCCCCTCTGCTTGGCTGAGATCCCCTTGGAATTTCTCGGAAGAACGTTTACTGCGAAAGGAAGCAAAATGCACAAAGACGCAGAGAGGGGGAGGTACCCGGTGCGGCGCCTCGCGCAGGTCCAGGTTCGCAGACCCCTGGGGTCAGACTCCCGCCCTGAGGCCCcgccctccccctcctccccgccctcccccttctccccgcccctccccacTGCTCCCAACTCTTCCCCACCTTCCCAACCTCATCCCCGTTTCCCCGTTTTCCAGTGGCTCCAGGCCGTTCTCCTCCCCTGAGCATCCATGAAGACCCCCACCAGAAGCCGCAGCCCCAGGGGCTTCTGTTGTCAAACACTCCCACACTCGGAGGTAAAGGCATAAATCTTGGCCAGAGCATCCGAGCCTTGGACCTGTTTCTC of the Chlorocebus sabaeus isolate Y175 chromosome 8, mChlSab1.0.hap1, whole genome shotgun sequence genome contains:
- the LY6H gene encoding lymphocyte antigen 6H isoform X3, with translation MFAPQRTRAPSPRAAPRPARSMLPAAMKGLGLALLAVLLCSAPEPTPPPGPQRPQPGPRSLCPGTGLSPVLFLQGLELVGGWPRTEAPGHPSPLRASRTSFQIQFGPSQLGTTELLGDM